CCTTTATCTAGCTTGTTATGTGAGCTAGAAAATGTAGGACAAGCATATTATTCTCATGTAGATGAAACAAAAGTTAAGGAGTTAAATGAAGCATGCAGTCAACAATCCCTTCAAGTTTAGATGACCACATTGCCAACTGTATTTTTGACCTCAAATCAATACATCGACAAAGAGAGAAAGGATACATAGAGATTAAAAGAATTGATCTCTTGGTTGGATTTCTCCCTGAAGTGAGTTCATACAACACATGCAATGACACGTAATAGACTAAGGGAACAAAACACTCCAGATCTTGGAGGAAAGATGCATAACTCTAGCCTTTACTGGATGTAATGAAATGAGAACAAAAAATTTTCTTTGTTCAAATCTTCAGTTGAGATGGATAGTATAGCTTGATATTTTTCTAGATGTTGCAAAATGAGAACAAAAGACATTTTATCTATCTAGGCCTTCACTAGAGATGATAAAAGTAAGAAGGGAGCAAATACATTGTCTAAAAGTGTTGGTAGCAGCCTGAGGAGGTAGGTATAGGAAGAAGAGGTCGGACCACTGAAGCATGAGGAGCAACTTAAGGAAGATGCTGCTAAGGACTCCCCTGCAATGCAGATGGAAGAGGGCGAATGCACAGAAGACTCTGTTGAGAACAAATACGAGATCAAGTTTCCTAACATCAAGAGTCTTCCACGCGTAGGAGTCATGTGAAAATAGAGGGAGAAGCAACACATTGACGAAGAAAATAGAAGAGAGAGCAATTGACAAAAGGGAAGAGAAGGCAGAGAGAAGGAAAGATTAAGATGAGCTGGAGTCTTGGGATCTCTGTATAGCTTCTCCATACGTATTTGGAGATTGTGCATGCTCCACTAAGGACATTTGCTAGAACAAAATCAAAAGAGGGAGAAGGATGCTCTTGAGGTCAATTTGGAAGGGTAAAAGTGGCCTACAGGAGTTACAGTGCTGCAAGCATCCAACAAAGGTGTTGAGTAGCAACAAATGATCTAATGTGACAGAGTTCGGTAGATGGGCTTTAGCTTCAAAGATACGTTGTGTGAAGAAATCGCACAGAAGAAGAGGTGATGAGCTTGTGAATCCTATGAGCTAGATCTGGTGATCATTTTGATCTGCTCTTGTACTAGTTGGATGAGCTGTGTCATATTGAGATCATTCACAAGATCGAGAGTAAGGACATTGTTCCTGGCCTCTGTGCACAATACGAATTAGTGATTGTGCATAtgagagagaggaagaaggggTTTGTGCAACACTGGAGAGATCAGCAGGGCTAATTCAGAAGATTTGTGTGTTCAAATAAGAGTTGTATGAGAGCCCTCCTGAACAATCTGAACAACCCCTATGGCGATTGATTGACAAATTTGACTGCTAAGAGCACCTAATTGTATGCAGCACAGGTACTGGAGAGGAGATGGATTGCACATGTTTGATGTCAATAAAGAGGGCAGAGAGGATTCAGCATAGCATAATGAGAAGAATAGAAGAGGTGGATTAAGGGAGGAGAGAACAGGTCAAGTGATGATGGGAGGTCATTGCCAGTGGCAGTGGTCTCCCCTAACGGAAATATCTCTTTGGAAACTCTACCATAAAAGggtgataccatgtagaaattggGGAAAAAAATATATTGTATCCGTTAATGAGAATCATTACATGAAAATATATAGACTATACTCATGTTAAATCCTAAATCTAGAAGTTCTAATATGAGGCTAAACCCACTGCATGTAATTCGTAATAAACCAAATACCTTTAACAAGATTATTATACTCATGCTAAACTTTCATGCATAAGGAGAATCCTTTGATTAGCAGGGTGGAGCAGCAACCCGGGTTGACTGACTAGTCCTTGTGATTTGATGTAGTGAGCACGTTTAATCTAAAGGTCACTAAAACCAAGCACATAAGGTAGCAGACCGCTGAGTATTGTTCCATCTTGAGATAAGAATAGGTAGGATTTCATTACTTAGGGCACTGGAGATGCTATAGTCAATTGGCTATTCATTATTGAGACTGTGATCAATTATTCATGACATGGCCTTGATAGCTGGAGAAGAATTCGAGTTTTTAAGAATTATCCATAGGTGCAGCATTTCAAACGTGTGTAGGTGTGAGGATTTGATTTCTGTATTGTTTGTTGTGTCTACCTTAATACTTCAAATTTTCCTCAAGATTCTAAAGATTTTTTGAAGGTAATTGCATTAATTTGGGGGAAATTGAGCCCATCATGTCCCTGTAATTATATGGACTGCTGAAATCGTTGTTGGCACATTGGTTCCTtgatatcatacaggtactgcaaGTGGGGTTCTGCAACAAGTCATGGAGCTAGATATCATACAGGATGCTTTTGATCGAGTTTCTAAGAAACAGAAGCTTTCATCTTCTAAGACCCAGGAACTAATCAACCAAATTGAGCAAGAGATTGAACAGGCAATAATGAAGATGCAGTCAATTGAGAATGCTACTAGTTACTCTGACCCAAAACAAATACTGGCGGATCTGAAGAGTAAACTCAATGAGATTGCCCCAGTGAACCAACTGGAAGCTCTCCAAAAGGATCTGAACGCTGCACTTGGTAAATTTGTCAAAGTGGTTGAAAAGAGTTTCAATCCAGACATATCAAAGGCATATCGAAATGTTAACTTTGATCTGCATATAATAAATCAGATTATTGCAAGCCACTTCTATAGGCAGGGATTATTTGATCTGGGAGACTGCTTTATAAGTGAGGCAAACGAGCCAGAAGCCTCAGCCCTGAAAACTCCTTTCCTTGAAATGTATGGAATACTGGAGGCTATGAAGTGCAGAAACCTTGAACCTGCACTTAATTGGGCTTCCAGCCACAGTGAATGGCTAATGCAGAATGGGTCAAATCTTGAACTGAAGCTCCACCAGCTGCAATTTGTGGAAATACTGCAGAATGACTGTGTACAGAATGCACTCCATTATGTCCGGAAACATTTGGCTCCTAATGCGTCGGCACACAAAGTTGAGATTCCAAAGCTGATGGGTTGCCTATTATGGTCTGGGAAACTCCACAAATCCCCTTATGCAGATCTTTTGTCCCCAAACCATTGGGAGAAACTGACTGATGAATTCATGCAGCAATTCTGCAGTCACGTGGGTCAGTCATATCAAAGCCCATTCAGTGTGGCGATTGCCGCAGGTGTCCAAGGACTGCCGACGCTTCTGAAGCTCGAAAGTGTGATGTCAGTCAAGAAACAGGAGTGGCAAGCAATGAAGCAACTCCCAGTTCCCATCGACCTCGGCAAAGAATTTCAGTTCCACTCCATCTTCGTTTGTCCAGTGCTAAGGGAGCAAGGCAGTGACGAAAACCCTCCAATGCTGATGCCTTGCGGCCATGTTCTCTCCAAGCAATCAATAGTGAAGCTCTCTAAGAGCAGCACACGGGCTTTCAAATGCCCGTATTGCCCACTGGAAGCAAGTGTGGCTCAATGTAGGCAACTTCACTTCTAGTGCTGCAGCTGCATTGTCGCATCGCCAGCATAGCCTGTTGTACCATCATCGTCGTTAGTC
This region of Zingiber officinale cultivar Zhangliang chromosome 9A, Zo_v1.1, whole genome shotgun sequence genomic DNA includes:
- the LOC122018766 gene encoding protein RMD5 homolog, which gives rise to MELDIIQDAFDRVSKKQKLSSSKTQELINQIEQEIEQAIMKMQSIENATSYSDPKQILADLKSKLNEIAPVNQLEALQKDLNAALGKFVKVVEKSFNPDISKAYRNVNFDLHIINQIIASHFYRQGLFDLGDCFISEANEPEASALKTPFLEMYGILEAMKCRNLEPALNWASSHSEWLMQNGSNLELKLHQLQFVEILQNDCVQNALHYVRKHLAPNASAHKVEIPKLMGCLLWSGKLHKSPYADLLSPNHWEKLTDEFMQQFCSHVGQSYQSPFSVAIAAGVQGLPTLLKLESVMSVKKQEWQAMKQLPVPIDLGKEFQFHSIFVCPVLREQGSDENPPMLMPCGHVLSKQSIVKLSKSSTRAFKCPYCPLEASVAQCRQLHF